The following proteins are encoded in a genomic region of Clostridium kluyveri:
- a CDS encoding ATP-dependent helicase has translation MINNLDVNQIKAVNTNFKNVVICAPPGSGKTTVIINRINYLITQKNIKPKNIVVITFTRASALDMKYRYLSIMNKNPLPFFGTFHSLFYNMLKRYKGEINMVESFKVYNLISSVLMRYVGFVEEEKIRGVLNDISLFRSSSKSMEYFNSKIDKTVFIHCVIEYEKYKSKNNLMDFDDLQLEVKNILETDKNILKYYNNLFTYILVDEFQDCDRLQIDILKLIGKNSSVFAVGDEDQSIYGFRGSDPICMVDFNRHFEEGQKLFLKKNYRSVCNIVKMSQNLICNNKNRNLKCVESSRMKRGNINFKIFESEKEQACYLADIIKEIIEAGKCRCRDIALLYRTNIECVNIIDKLLKDGIKFKFLHGKYNFYSHFICQDLICYFKLALDMCDKESFISIVNKPFRYIGKINIEKVRNNRVKENCFEILKNIEGVPVFQIKAIDKLQRNIKKLIKIKPKERVEFILDKLEYKDYLHKHCEKLASNMEEYYYVIEQFKQICEDFTSIYEFLKHVETAEEFLHKNLQEEDAVILSTLHGVKGMEFKNVFVINCNEGAIPHSNGILNNLEEERRLFYVGITRAIDNLYLCSTSTIKGRAVEVSRFIRECNLADLEGVNSLFNLKVGDLVVHKVFGQGKITEREDKRVSILFSDNIERSFCSSVLYRGQLSQKESSDSDVI, from the coding sequence ATGATAAATAATTTAGATGTAAATCAAATAAAGGCAGTTAATACAAATTTTAAAAATGTAGTAATTTGTGCTCCTCCGGGTTCTGGCAAAACTACAGTTATTATAAATAGGATAAATTATTTAATAACCCAAAAAAATATAAAACCTAAAAATATAGTGGTAATAACCTTTACCAGGGCTTCTGCCCTTGATATGAAATACAGGTATCTTTCAATTATGAATAAGAATCCACTACCTTTTTTTGGTACTTTTCATTCTCTATTTTATAATATGTTGAAAAGATATAAAGGGGAGATAAACATGGTGGAATCTTTCAAAGTCTATAATTTGATTAGCTCTGTACTTATGCGTTATGTAGGATTTGTAGAAGAAGAAAAAATAAGGGGAGTTTTAAATGATATATCACTTTTTAGAAGTAGTAGTAAAAGCATGGAATATTTCAACAGTAAAATTGATAAAACTGTGTTCATACATTGTGTTATAGAATACGAAAAATATAAGTCTAAAAATAATTTAATGGATTTTGACGATTTGCAGCTGGAGGTAAAAAATATTTTAGAAACAGATAAAAATATACTTAAATATTATAATAATTTATTTACATACATACTGGTAGATGAATTTCAAGATTGTGACAGACTTCAAATAGATATTTTAAAATTAATTGGTAAAAACAGTTCTGTATTTGCAGTGGGAGATGAAGACCAATCCATATATGGCTTTAGAGGCTCTGATCCCATATGTATGGTGGATTTCAACAGGCATTTTGAAGAAGGTCAAAAATTGTTTTTAAAGAAAAATTACAGAAGCGTATGTAATATAGTTAAAATGTCTCAAAATTTAATATGTAACAATAAAAATAGAAATCTAAAATGTGTTGAAAGCAGTAGAATGAAAAGAGGAAATATTAATTTTAAAATTTTTGAAAGTGAAAAAGAACAGGCCTGCTATTTAGCCGATATTATAAAAGAAATTATAGAGGCAGGAAAATGCAGATGCAGGGATATAGCCCTTTTGTACCGTACTAATATAGAGTGTGTCAATATAATAGACAAATTATTAAAAGATGGTATAAAATTTAAATTTTTACATGGTAAGTATAATTTTTATAGTCATTTTATTTGCCAGGATTTAATATGCTATTTTAAGCTGGCCCTGGATATGTGTGATAAAGAAAGTTTTATAAGTATAGTAAATAAGCCTTTTAGATACATAGGAAAAATAAATATAGAAAAAGTCAGAAATAATAGAGTGAAGGAAAATTGTTTCGAGATTTTAAAAAATATAGAAGGAGTACCTGTTTTCCAGATTAAAGCTATAGATAAGCTTCAAAGAAACATAAAAAAATTGATAAAGATAAAACCTAAAGAAAGGGTAGAATTTATATTAGATAAATTGGAATATAAAGATTATCTACATAAACATTGTGAAAAATTAGCCTCTAATATGGAAGAGTACTATTATGTTATAGAGCAATTCAAACAAATATGTGAAGACTTTACTAGTATTTATGAATTTTTAAAACATGTTGAAACTGCAGAAGAATTTTTGCATAAAAATTTACAGGAGGAAGATGCAGTTATATTAAGTACTCTCCACGGTGTGAAAGGCATGGAGTTTAAAAATGTATTTGTAATAAACTGTAATGAGGGGGCAATTCCACACTCAAATGGTATTTTGAATAATTTGGAAGAGGAAAGGCGACTTTTTTATGTAGGCATTACTAGGGCCATAGATAATTTATATTTATGCTCTACAAGTACCATAAAAGGCAGGGCAGTGGAAGTATCTAGATTCATAAGGGAATGTAACCTGGCTGATTTGGAAGGGGTTAATTCACTGTTCAATCTTAAAGTAGGGGATTTAGTAGTTCATAAAGTTTTCGGCCAGGGAAAAATAACTGAGAGGGAAGATAAAAGGGTAAGCATATTATTTTCAGATAATATTGAAAGAAGCTTTTGTAGTTCGGTACTTTATAGGGGGCAGTTAAGCCAAAAAGAGTCAAGTGATTCAGATGTTATATGA
- a CDS encoding PilZ domain-containing protein, producing the protein MENFKITDLKTNKQIQFMNNKVFFIGKIIKIEEKFLVVSISNLQDNFIIFNVNAVANFFIIFNNNAYWCNSIVIGCKAGDYSQLVILERPKIINKIERRNWPRVPAILDIEYCVLPNNINKLSKVTQMCQRMKKKTFTIDISVGEIAIITYEKIESGKLIFLSFKIKENIVSICSVIRTEANERNANFKTALEFLDIDVNHRNIINEYIGEKMKSNT; encoded by the coding sequence ATGGAAAATTTTAAGATTACAGATCTAAAGACAAACAAACAAATTCAATTTATGAATAATAAAGTCTTTTTTATAGGTAAAATTATAAAAATAGAGGAAAAATTTCTGGTAGTATCTATTTCTAATTTGCAAGACAACTTTATAATTTTTAATGTAAATGCAGTTGCAAACTTTTTTATCATTTTTAATAATAATGCTTATTGGTGTAACTCTATAGTTATAGGGTGTAAAGCAGGTGATTATTCTCAATTGGTAATTTTAGAACGACCAAAAATTATTAATAAGATAGAGAGAAGAAACTGGCCAAGGGTACCGGCAATATTAGATATTGAATATTGTGTCTTACCCAATAATATAAATAAGCTAAGCAAGGTCACTCAAATGTGTCAAAGAATGAAAAAAAAGACATTTACCATTGATATTAGTGTAGGTGAAATAGCCATTATAACCTATGAAAAAATTGAAAGTGGAAAATTAATTTTTCTTTCTTTTAAGATTAAAGAAAATATTGTTTCTATATGCTCTGTTATTAGAACAGAAGCCAATGAAAGGAATGCAAACTTTAAGACTGCACTAGAGTTTCTGGATATTGACGTTAATCATCGAAATATTATTAATGAGTATATTGGTGAAAAAATGAAATCTAATACATAA
- a CDS encoding thiamine phosphate synthase translates to MVICVTNRLLCKDNFLNRINQIARAKPEGIILREKDLSEYEYEQLAYLCQRICLQYKISLIIHTHIEVAKKLGISKIHMPLKTYLKNHKQLTDFKIKGTSVHTVEEAIQAQTYGADYIAAGHIFPTDCKKGVPARGLDFLESVCCAVSIPVLAIGGIKLERMIDVYRAKASGVCIMSYLMECSDPKNICSSFKAFD, encoded by the coding sequence ATGGTGATTTGTGTAACTAATCGATTATTGTGCAAGGATAATTTTTTAAATAGAATTAACCAAATTGCAAGGGCAAAACCTGAAGGAATTATTTTACGAGAAAAGGATCTATCAGAATATGAATATGAACAGCTTGCCTATTTGTGTCAGAGAATCTGTTTACAGTATAAAATATCTTTAATTATCCATACCCACATTGAAGTAGCAAAAAAACTCGGGATTTCAAAAATTCATATGCCTTTAAAAACTTATTTAAAAAATCACAAACAACTTACTGATTTTAAAATAAAAGGTACCTCTGTTCATACCGTAGAAGAAGCTATTCAGGCACAGACATATGGCGCGGATTACATCGCTGCTGGACATATTTTCCCTACTGATTGTAAAAAAGGGGTACCTGCACGTGGATTAGATTTCTTAGAAAGTGTATGCTGTGCTGTATCTATTCCTGTACTTGCTATTGGTGGAATTAAATTAGAACGCATGATAGATGTATATAGAGCAAAAGCATCGGGAGTTTGTATAATGTCTTATCTTATGGAATGCAGTGATCCTAAAAATATATGTAGTTCATTTAAGGCATTTGACTAA
- the thiH gene encoding 2-iminoacetate synthase ThiH: MKYKPYMEIIDSSIMDTVLYMVDNYDYNRYTKEEINEILIKDNLTIEDFGALLSPAAFPFLEQMAQKAKHETQKHFGNSVSIFTPLYIANYCENYCVYCGFNCHNKIRRARLTMKEIEKELKNISETGLQDILLLTGESRRMSDVSYIGEAVKLAANYFNLVGIEVYPLNTEEYAYIHDCGADYVCVYQETYNTDTYERIHLSGNKRIYPYRFNSQERAIKGGMRGAAFGALLGLDDFRKDAFATGIHAYLIQKKYPHAEISFSPPRLRPFINNSNENPHDVYEPQLLQVMLSYRLFMPFAGITISTRERAGFRDNVVGMCATKISAGVKVSVGGHEEDSKSDEQFEISDSRSVDDVYKMLLKHGLQPVYTDYIRV, from the coding sequence ATGAAGTATAAACCATATATGGAGATCATTGATTCAAGCATTATGGATACTGTGTTATATATGGTAGATAATTATGATTATAATCGTTATACCAAAGAAGAAATAAATGAGATTCTTATAAAGGATAATTTAACAATTGAAGATTTTGGCGCATTGTTATCACCGGCAGCATTTCCATTTTTAGAACAAATGGCACAGAAAGCTAAACATGAAACACAAAAACACTTTGGAAATTCTGTGTCTATATTTACTCCACTTTACATTGCAAATTATTGTGAGAATTATTGTGTTTACTGTGGATTTAATTGTCATAATAAAATACGCCGTGCAAGATTGACTATGAAAGAAATAGAGAAAGAATTAAAGAATATTTCTGAAACAGGACTTCAGGATATATTACTGCTTACAGGTGAATCACGACGAATGTCAGATGTAAGCTATATTGGTGAAGCAGTAAAGTTGGCCGCAAATTATTTTAACCTAGTGGGAATTGAGGTATATCCTTTAAATACTGAGGAATATGCGTATATACATGATTGTGGTGCAGATTATGTATGTGTATATCAGGAAACCTATAATACAGATACATATGAAAGAATTCATCTCAGTGGTAATAAACGTATTTATCCTTACCGTTTTAATTCTCAAGAACGTGCCATAAAGGGTGGTATGAGAGGTGCAGCATTTGGGGCATTGTTGGGATTGGATGATTTTAGAAAAGATGCCTTTGCTACTGGAATCCACGCCTACCTTATACAAAAGAAATATCCACATGCAGAGATTTCTTTTTCTCCTCCAAGGCTGCGACCGTTTATCAATAATAGCAATGAAAATCCACATGATGTCTATGAACCACAGCTATTACAGGTCATGTTGTCCTATAGACTTTTTATGCCTTTTGCTGGTATTACAATTTCTACTAGAGAACGTGCTGGTTTTCGCGATAATGTAGTGGGGATGTGTGCAACAAAAATTTCTGCAGGTGTAAAAGTTAGTGTAGGAGGTCATGAAGAAGATTCAAAAAGTGACGAGCAATTTGAAATTTCTGATTCAAGAAGTGTGGATGATGTATACAAAATGCTTTTAAAACACGGTCTCCAGCCAGTATATACTGATTATATTCGTGTATAA
- a CDS encoding thiazole synthase: MKQNNDNMIIGGHAFNSRFILGSGKFSLEMTKIVIDNAGVEMATLALRRANVGGEGNILDYMPKDITLLPNTSGARNAEEAVRIARLARELGCGDFVKIEVIHDSKYLLPDNYETIKATEILAKEGFIVMPYMYPDLNVARSLVDVGAAAIMPLGAPIGSNKGLLTHDFIKILVDEIDIPIIVDAGIGKPSQACQAMEMGVDAIMANTAIATAKNVGLMAKAFKSAIEAGRRAYLAGLGRVLDCGAEASSPLTGFLKY; encoded by the coding sequence ATGAAACAAAATAATGATAATATGATAATTGGTGGACACGCATTTAATTCCCGTTTTATTTTGGGATCAGGTAAATTTTCACTTGAAATGACAAAAATAGTTATAGATAATGCTGGTGTAGAAATGGCAACATTGGCACTGCGTCGTGCTAATGTGGGAGGAGAGGGAAATATACTTGATTACATGCCAAAAGATATTACTCTATTACCAAATACCTCCGGAGCCAGAAATGCAGAGGAAGCTGTAAGGATTGCAAGGTTAGCTCGCGAACTGGGATGTGGAGATTTTGTAAAGATTGAAGTAATTCACGACTCAAAATATTTACTTCCTGATAATTATGAAACCATTAAAGCAACAGAAATTTTAGCAAAAGAAGGATTTATTGTAATGCCATATATGTATCCCGATTTAAATGTAGCACGTTCACTAGTAGATGTAGGTGCTGCTGCTATTATGCCACTGGGTGCACCTATTGGCAGTAATAAAGGACTTCTCACTCATGATTTTATTAAGATATTGGTAGATGAAATTGATATTCCAATTATTGTAGATGCAGGTATTGGAAAACCATCTCAAGCTTGTCAGGCAATGGAGATGGGAGTTGATGCAATAATGGCCAATACTGCTATTGCTACAGCAAAAAATGTAGGTCTCATGGCAAAAGCATTTAAATCTGCTATTGAAGCAGGTAGACGGGCATATCTTGCAGGATTAGGACGTGTACTTGACTGCGGAGCAGAAGCTTCCAGTCCACTTACCGGGTTTTTGAAATATTGA
- the thiF gene encoding sulfur carrier protein ThiS adenylyltransferase ThiF: protein MEVIINGKKQIGDWKTAFEVRSSLGKEDDVLIINGFQIQEDCILHPQDIINVIAKGVMPPMNELESMMAARHTPHVFEKVKKGKVAVAGLGGLGSNIAVMLARIGVGHLLLVDFDVVDPSNLNRQSYYVRHLGMLKTDALAEQIKEINPFIIVETKTIRIDESNVLELFNSYDIVCEAFDNPKSKAMLVNNLLIELSNSKIVCASGMAGYGSSNLIKTQRKMKNLYICGDLESSACQGNGLMAPRVQICAGHQANMILRLLIGIEEI, encoded by the coding sequence ATGGAGGTAATTATAAATGGAAAAAAGCAAATAGGTGACTGGAAAACTGCTTTTGAAGTAAGATCTTCTTTGGGAAAAGAAGATGATGTTTTAATTATAAATGGATTTCAAATTCAAGAAGATTGTATTTTACATCCACAGGATATAATTAATGTTATCGCTAAAGGCGTAATGCCACCTATGAATGAACTTGAAAGCATGATGGCAGCACGACATACTCCACATGTTTTTGAAAAAGTTAAAAAAGGAAAAGTTGCTGTAGCTGGTCTGGGAGGACTTGGATCTAATATAGCTGTGATGTTAGCACGTATAGGTGTAGGCCATTTATTGCTGGTAGATTTTGATGTAGTAGACCCAAGTAATTTAAATCGCCAGAGCTACTATGTCCGTCACCTCGGTATGTTAAAAACAGATGCACTGGCTGAACAGATTAAGGAAATTAATCCTTTTATTATAGTAGAAACGAAAACTATTCGTATAGATGAGTCTAATGTATTGGAGTTATTTAACAGTTATGATATAGTCTGTGAAGCATTTGATAATCCAAAATCAAAAGCAATGCTAGTTAATAATTTGCTTATAGAACTTTCAAATTCCAAAATTGTTTGTGCTTCTGGTATGGCAGGTTATGGCAGCTCAAATTTGATTAAAACTCAAAGAAAGATGAAAAATTTATACATTTGTGGAGATCTAGAAAGCTCTGCATGTCAGGGAAATGGTCTTATGGCTCCACGAGTACAAATTTGTGCAGGACATCAGGCTAATATGATTTTACGTCTTCTTATTGGAATTGAAGAGATATGA
- the thiS gene encoding sulfur carrier protein ThiS: MKVNGIFIPLKEEITLLYFLKKNGYNLRKVAVEVNGKIVPRATYADIQLVDLDTVEIVHFVGGG; the protein is encoded by the coding sequence ATGAAGGTAAATGGAATTTTCATTCCACTGAAAGAAGAAATAACCTTATTGTACTTCCTAAAAAAAAATGGGTATAATCTAAGAAAAGTTGCTGTAGAGGTTAATGGCAAAATTGTTCCAAGAGCAACCTATGCAGATATACAATTGGTAGATCTGGATACAGTGGAAATTGTGCATTTTGTTGGAGGAGGATAA
- a CDS encoding hydrogenase small subunit has translation MENKNSCPMNLEKELSARRLATEAIYLVKSRQAKKLNSIWLEVTGCSGNIISFLNSVNPGLNYILNELVNLTYNNTLMTSEGEFAFEALLDTLNTEFILLIDGAVSTKENGMYNIIAHYKGKPVTALEAVKMAGEKAKYVLAVGTCASYGGISAAKPNPSLSKSVSNILSREVIKLPGCPCHPDWVVGTIAHLAAFGKPQLDSEGRPILFYGVTIHDRCTRRGYFDKGIFAKKFGEEGCMFKLGCRGPVTKTDCPRRKWNAYVNWPIEDNTTCIGCANSRFPDGMEPFVRY, from the coding sequence ATGGAGAATAAAAATAGCTGTCCAATGAATTTGGAAAAAGAACTTAGTGCAAGAAGATTGGCTACGGAAGCAATATACCTAGTTAAAAGTAGACAGGCAAAAAAGTTAAACTCTATATGGCTGGAGGTTACCGGATGTTCAGGGAATATTATTTCTTTTTTAAATAGTGTAAATCCAGGACTCAATTATATTTTAAATGAATTAGTTAACTTAACATACAATAACACACTGATGACATCAGAGGGAGAATTTGCTTTTGAAGCTTTGCTAGACACTTTGAATACTGAATTTATATTGTTAATAGACGGAGCAGTGTCTACTAAAGAAAATGGCATGTATAATATAATAGCCCATTACAAGGGAAAGCCTGTCACAGCCTTAGAAGCAGTAAAGATGGCAGGTGAAAAAGCTAAATATGTTTTAGCAGTAGGAACTTGTGCATCTTATGGTGGCATTTCTGCTGCAAAGCCTAATCCATCTTTGAGTAAAAGTGTATCTAATATATTGAGTCGTGAAGTTATAAAATTACCTGGTTGCCCTTGTCACCCAGATTGGGTTGTTGGCACTATTGCACATTTAGCCGCTTTTGGCAAACCCCAATTAGATAGTGAAGGAAGGCCAATTTTATTTTATGGAGTGACTATCCATGACAGATGTACAAGGAGAGGTTATTTTGATAAAGGTATTTTTGCAAAAAAATTTGGGGAAGAAGGTTGTATGTTTAAATTGGGATGTAGAGGACCTGTGACTAAAACAGATTGTCCAAGAAGAAAATGGAATGCATATGTAAACTGGCCTATTGAAGATAATACTACATGTATTGGATGTGCTAATTCAAGATTTCCAGATGGAATGGAGCCTTTTGTAAGATATTAG
- a CDS encoding nickel-dependent hydrogenase large subunit — translation MKKTITIDPITRISGFLETKIEVEQDVIINAETSGLLFRGFEKMLKSRQPLDAIYFTERICGICSTAHAMASTLALEDALKVNVSVNDMYIRDLMHGFEFIQNHLRQFYNLTMASYVKMPNISPLYSDQYDDYRLSEAENKKLSDHYIESIKYSRLAHEGLAVLGGKAPHSHGIFVGGVTVNMDSYKLVKIQSIIAKLREFISNIMMEDIKIISEYYPDYFEMGQTYNNFMSYGIFNHYAEPEISYVKPGVLIDGKKQNFDSSKITENILHSWYVSDKQNENPSEVNIDEIDLAKKEGYSFIKSPNYDGYSMEVGPLARLIIAGEYNGGSSCMDRNVARVLETKKIIEIMSGLSRRIKLLPSNQEVYNIPDESFGAGLTDTTRGALGHWVKIENKLIKYYNIITPTVWNMNPKDENGRFGIGEKALVGTKIRNIKEPIEVGRILRSFDPCVSCATHLVSNKCELAYVKVLV, via the coding sequence ATGAAAAAAACTATTACAATTGATCCTATAACAAGAATTAGTGGATTTTTAGAAACTAAAATAGAAGTTGAACAAGATGTAATTATTAATGCAGAAACTAGTGGACTCCTATTTAGAGGTTTTGAAAAAATGCTTAAAAGTAGGCAGCCCTTAGATGCCATATATTTTACTGAAAGAATTTGCGGCATATGCTCTACAGCACATGCCATGGCTTCTACACTGGCATTAGAGGATGCATTGAAGGTTAATGTAAGTGTAAATGATATGTATATACGAGATTTAATGCATGGTTTTGAATTCATACAAAATCATTTGAGACAATTTTATAATTTGACTATGGCAAGTTATGTAAAAATGCCTAATATTAGTCCACTATATTCAGATCAATATGATGATTACAGACTTTCAGAAGCTGAGAATAAAAAATTAAGTGATCACTATATTGAGAGCATAAAATACAGTAGATTAGCCCATGAAGGTTTAGCTGTGTTGGGTGGCAAAGCACCTCATTCCCATGGTATTTTTGTTGGTGGAGTTACGGTAAATATGGATTCATATAAGTTGGTAAAAATTCAATCTATAATAGCTAAATTAAGGGAATTTATTAGTAATATTATGATGGAAGATATAAAAATAATTTCTGAATATTATCCGGACTATTTTGAAATGGGGCAAACTTATAATAATTTTATGAGTTATGGTATTTTTAATCATTACGCTGAACCTGAAATAAGTTATGTAAAACCGGGTGTGTTAATTGATGGAAAGAAACAAAACTTTGATAGTAGTAAAATTACAGAAAATATACTGCACAGTTGGTATGTCAGTGATAAACAGAATGAGAATCCATCAGAAGTTAATATTGATGAAATTGATTTAGCTAAGAAAGAAGGATACAGTTTTATAAAATCACCTAATTATGATGGCTATTCTATGGAAGTTGGACCTTTGGCCAGATTAATAATTGCAGGTGAATATAATGGCGGTAGCTCCTGTATGGATAGAAATGTTGCAAGGGTACTGGAGACTAAAAAGATAATAGAAATTATGAGTGGTTTGTCAAGACGCATCAAACTACTTCCTAGTAATCAAGAGGTATATAATATTCCAGATGAAAGTTTTGGTGCAGGGCTAACTGATACTACAAGAGGAGCATTGGGACACTGGGTCAAAATAGAAAATAAACTTATAAAGTACTATAATATTATAACTCCAACAGTTTGGAATATGAATCCTAAAGATGAAAATGGAAGGTTTGGAATTGGAGAAAAAGCATTGGTTGGAACTAAAATAAGAAATATAAAAGAACCTATAGAAGTGGGAAGAATTTTAAGATCTTTTGATCCTTGTGTTTCTTGTGCAACTCATTTAGTAAGTAATAAATGTGAGCTTGCTTATGTAAAGGTACTAGTATGA
- a CDS encoding hydrogenase maturation protease yields MKVKVIAIGNTLMEDDGVGIVVLEKLRESFVKNNIEVIIGETDFEYCISLIEECDFIFFIDAAYYGKNPGELTINSLAEYQYSKKYYTQHSYNVIDLIKSYCKTVNGYIIGIEVGKVSFKLGLSREIENNINIISENVFKEILSRLPCKI; encoded by the coding sequence ATGAAGGTAAAAGTTATTGCAATAGGAAACACCTTAATGGAAGATGACGGTGTTGGTATTGTGGTTTTAGAAAAACTAAGAGAAAGTTTTGTGAAAAATAATATAGAAGTCATAATTGGAGAAACAGATTTTGAGTACTGTATTTCTTTAATAGAAGAATGTGATTTTATATTTTTTATAGATGCAGCTTACTATGGTAAAAATCCAGGAGAGTTAACAATAAATTCACTGGCTGAATACCAGTATAGCAAAAAATATTACACGCAGCATAGTTACAATGTAATAGATTTAATAAAATCATATTGTAAAACTGTTAATGGATATATTATAGGTATTGAAGTAGGTAAGGTTAGTTTTAAACTTGGTCTTAGCAGAGAGATTGAGAATAATATTAATATAATTTCAGAGAATGTTTTCAAAGAAATCTTATCTAGGTTACCCTGCAAAATTTAG
- a CDS encoding cytochrome b5 domain-containing protein: MDSYTIQSLYNIDKRINYYTLRMMAVGCPYIKNYYGGLIKSEAKKLNKLVNALLKNSEFRQNKKQFTLEELSKYNGANGNPAYVGVNGVVYDLSLVPSWGGGTHFGLYSGKDLTGQFTACHKENIKILENLPKVGVIKK, from the coding sequence TTGGATTCTTATACTATTCAAAGTTTATATAACATTGACAAAAGAATTAATTACTATACACTGCGCATGATGGCGGTAGGATGTCCATATATTAAAAATTATTATGGAGGTCTAATAAAAAGTGAAGCAAAAAAATTGAATAAATTAGTAAATGCACTCCTTAAAAATAGTGAATTTAGGCAAAATAAAAAACAATTTACTCTTGAGGAATTATCAAAATATAATGGCGCCAATGGGAATCCTGCATATGTAGGTGTTAATGGGGTAGTATATGATTTGAGTTTAGTTCCCTCCTGGGGCGGAGGAACCCATTTTGGGTTATATTCAGGAAAAGACTTGACAGGTCAATTTACTGCATGCCATAAGGAGAATATAAAGATATTAGAAAATTTGCCCAAAGTCGGTGTCATAAAAAAATAA